The Candidatus Paceibacterota bacterium region TCGAGAAGACGGAAAGAAGCTGCGGTTCTGTAGCCTGTCAATTATATGATGGTTCCCTTAAGGGCACCACCTATAACGATGTGGATAAAGCGGGACGGGGCCTTATATAAGGCCTTTTTCCTGGATATATGCCACTTCTATATATTATACGAAAAAAGGCCAAAAAGCAAGTCATCCTCGATAGGGCCGGCAAGGGACCGATACTAGGGGTTTTGGGCCAAAGAATAGGTGCTCCAACGCCTCTCCCCCTCTTTTTTAAGGACTCCCGAAGCGACCATAGCGAGAAGCTCGCGCTGGATGGTCTTTTCGCTCACGCCCTTGATGTTGCCTACGAAGTCCTTTACGCCAAGGCCGCTTTTCTTGGAAAGGAGCTTGATAATGATGGCCTGGCGACTGTCTTTAGAGTCATATGTCTTTGACGTCCGTGCCTCGGTGTCTTTTGGGAGAAGATGTTCGTGCTTTCGGGCCGGGACCGGAGCCTCGGCCGAAGGAGCCTGTGTCCTTGATTGCGACACCGTCTGTCCTTTATGAGCGGACAGCGGCTCGGGAACGGCTTCCGGGGCGCGCGGAGCGGTTCGGAGAGGCTCCGGTTCGCCCGCGGCGAAGAACGACGGGTCGAGTATGACGGTCTCTTCGTTCGCCTGCTTGTTCTCATCCTTTTCTATGACGGAGACAAGGCCGTTGAATTCGCGGGAAAGGATATGGAAATTCATCTCGGAAATAAGGCCTGCGTGGGATGCGACGCTCGAAAGCGATACGATCTCGAGAGCAAGCGCGCGGTATTCGCGGAGAAGCTCGCGGCGCTCGGCGAGCGATACCGAAACCCAGTCCAGATTAAGCTCCATGAGAGAAAGAGCCGCCTCGCGGATCTTCCATTTCAGAGGCTCGTTATCCTTTATGAAATTGGTGATCATATAGATCGCCGTGACGAGCTTTTCTGTCTTTTTGTATATAAAAGCGAAGTGGCGATTCGGCCCAAAGACGATACCGGCATTGAGCCCCCTTTCGGTAGCCCGCGGTTCGAGGCTTTTATCCTGATTGTGCGGCGTCCCTTCCATATGCTTGTAAAATAAGGTTTATTTTGGTGTCTTTTATAATCTTGTCCTTTAATTTCGGTCTTCGTCCGGTCGAAAAAAGTGTCTTTTATAATAATGTCTTTTAAGAAATCCGTCAAGGGGGACGCTGTCCATTATATGCTCGCCATAAAGGACGTAAAGACCGGGAGCCGCGCGCGGGATGTTGCGCGGCGGCGATCAGTAGAAGCGCGCGGCAGATGATATAATTCATCATCATGGCCAAACGAAAAAACGAGGAGTCTGACATCGAAGAAACCGAAGAAACGGAGAAGCCTGAAAAACGCCCGAAGAAGCAGGCAAAGAAAGAGAAGAGGGGCTTCCTCCGAAGCCTTCCCGACGAGACCGTCCAGGGCATATCGGCGGTGGTATTCTTTGTCCTCGCTATTTTCGTGAGCCTCACTATATGGGATAAAGCCGGCCGCGCCGGCCACTGGATATTCTGGGCTTTCTATCACCTCCTCGGCGTGGGCTACTACCTCCTCCCTCTCATGTTCGTGGTCCTCGGCCTCACCTTCCTCCGCAACCTTCACAGGCATTTCGACACCGCAAAGATATACGGATCGCTCCTTTTCCTAATATCCATCCTTGGTATCATCCACATCGTCGCCCCCGCGACGGCAGGCAGCCTTCCGAACGGCGGCTATATCGGCATAGGCGTCGCATGGCCTTTCGTTAAATTGTTCGATACGTCGGCGTCGCTTATCTTCCTGTCGGCGCTCGTCGTCATATCGGTGCTCGTCGCCTTCAATGACGAATTGGACCTCAAATCGCTCGTAAGCTTCAGCCGAAGGAATGAGGGGAAAGACGAGGATGAGGACAAAGAATATGAGGAAGAGGTAGAGGTGAAATTGGCCCTTCCTCTTGAAGAGCCGTCCGTGATCAAGAGAGACAAGGCCACCGAAAAGCCGAAGGAGGAGAAGAGGGCGAAAGACCTCAAGGTCTTTGCTCCGGAAGAAGAATCGAAGGATTTCATCCGTACCGCGCCTAAAAAAGACGCCGGGCCATATACCCCTCCCCCTCTTTCGCTCCTCGAGCGCGACAAGGGCAAGCCTGAAGTGGGCGACGTCAAAGCCAATGCCAACATCATAAAGAGAACGCTTTCGAATTTCGGCATAGACGTCGAGATGGACGAGGTGTCCATCGGCCCTTCGGTCACGCGATATGCCCTTAAGCCCGCCGAGGGCGTGAAGCTCTCGCGCATCGTCGCCCTTCAGAACGACCTTTCCCTCGCTCTGGCGGCTCATCCCCTTCGTATCGAAGCTCCTATCCCCGGAAAATCGCTCGTGGGCATCGAAATACCGAATACCACAAAGACCACCGTCGGTTTGGGCACCCTTTTCAGCACGGAAGAGTTTCAGACCTCGGAAAAACCGCTCCTCGTGTCGCTCGGCAAGGGCATTTCGGGCAAATCGCATTTCGCCAACGTGGCTAAAATGCCCCATCTCTTGATCGCCGGCGCTACCGGTTCTGGTAAATCGGTGACGATCCACGCCCTCATCGTTTCCCTGCTCTATCGCCTCGGCCCGGACAAGCTCAAATTCATCATGATAGACCCGAAGCGCGTCGAGCTTACCCTTTATAACAAGATCCCTCACCTTTTGACGCCTGTTATCACCGACGCCAAGAAAGCCATCCTGTCCCTGAAATGGGCCGCAAAGGAAATGGACAGGCGCTATGATATCCTTCAGGGCCACGGCGTGCGCGATATAGAGTCGTACCACAAGAACGTATTCGAGCCCGCCCAGAAAAAGGTAAAAGTTAAGAAAGACGGCGAAGAAGGAGCTGAAAAGCCTTTGGACCCGATGCCGTATATCGTCGTCATCATAGACGAGCTCGCCGATATCATGCAGACATATCCGCGCGAATTGGAAGCCGGCATCGTGCGCCTCGCCCAGATGAGCCGCGCCGTCGGCATCCATCTGATGCTTTCGACCC contains the following coding sequences:
- a CDS encoding DNA translocase FtsK 4TM domain-containing protein, with amino-acid sequence MAKRKNEESDIEETEETEKPEKRPKKQAKKEKRGFLRSLPDETVQGISAVVFFVLAIFVSLTIWDKAGRAGHWIFWAFYHLLGVGYYLLPLMFVVLGLTFLRNLHRHFDTAKIYGSLLFLISILGIIHIVAPATAGSLPNGGYIGIGVAWPFVKLFDTSASLIFLSALVVISVLVAFNDELDLKSLVSFSRRNEGKDEDEDKEYEEEVEVKLALPLEEPSVIKRDKATEKPKEEKRAKDLKVFAPEEESKDFIRTAPKKDAGPYTPPPLSLLERDKGKPEVGDVKANANIIKRTLSNFGIDVEMDEVSIGPSVTRYALKPAEGVKLSRIVALQNDLSLALAAHPLRIEAPIPGKSLVGIEIPNTTKTTVGLGTLFSTEEFQTSEKPLLVSLGKGISGKSHFANVAKMPHLLIAGATGSGKSVTIHALIVSLLYRLGPDKLKFIMIDPKRVELTLYNKIPHLLTPVITDAKKAILSLKWAAKEMDRRYDILQGHGVRDIESYHKNVFEPAQKKVKVKKDGEEGAEKPLDPMPYIVVIIDELADIMQTYPRELEAGIVRLAQMSRAVGIHLMLSTQRPSVNVITGLIKANIPARLALQVASQIDSRTILDQPGAEKLLGAGDMLYLSGEMSKPTRIQCAYISESEVKKVAKFLADSHIEELSDEINLSENAVKNDNAIFSATLDDSLSDPLGSMDEGGGDGGDDDMYEEAKRVVIEAGKASTSYIQRKLRVGYSRAARLMDLLEEKGVIGPADGSKPRTVIGGDNAPEGAPAGTMGNEEPS